A stretch of Saccharothrix texasensis DNA encodes these proteins:
- a CDS encoding [protein-PII] uridylyltransferase: protein MDNAEAAVVTADDLVRARDRLLAPGRRRLTGESLREALVDLHEFWLTAHASQSGVGGPGSGVALVAVGGLGRRELVPYSDLDLLLVHNGHKGVDGIAEKLWYPLWNSGIGLDHSVRTVGEALRVAAGDLRTALGLLDIRHIAGDQEISQRLTDSARQAWRTGVRTRLDEMAESASRRWARSGEIAHRVEPDLKHGRGGLRDVTLLDALSVAQLTDRASAEVNEARKLLLDVRTELRRVAGKPRDVLRAQDGDEVATALGLQDRFTLARSMSSAARTIVYAVDVAMRTARAAVPKRGLGVFARSPLRRAPARRPLDEGVVLHGSEVALARDAMPSRDPALLLRVATAAARSKHPIAAGTLAKLADSAPELRQPWPTEAREELLALLGTGAGLIDVVEALDRTGLWGRLFPEWGAVRDLPPRDAAHTWTVDRHLVQATAHAARLVTRVSRPDLLLLGTLVHDIGKGRQADHSEVGAAITTQIAERLGLWPQDVATLTALVRHHLLLPHTATRRDVEDEATVRRVVDTLGGDPVLLELLYALAEADAVATGPGVWSDWKASLISDLVARCRTAMAGDPLPEPEPLDQRQQDLARAVLASGRPDVLIDPGDHAATVTVVAPDRPGLLSRAAGVLALNSLEVHAATLRSHGDPASGAAAVDVFTVSPRFGSLPDVTLLREQLTRALDGSLALADKLAAKERDYGGPPQDPPPPKVLWFDDESTGAVVLELRAADRIGLLHHVAGALEQSGVDIVWSRVSTLGSTVVDSFAITAPDGMDENRRRRIERAVLLAAR, encoded by the coding sequence ATGGACAACGCCGAGGCGGCCGTCGTCACGGCTGACGACCTGGTGCGAGCACGCGATCGGCTGCTCGCGCCAGGTCGGCGCCGTTTGACGGGGGAGTCGCTGCGCGAGGCGCTGGTGGACCTGCACGAGTTCTGGCTCACCGCGCACGCCTCGCAGTCGGGCGTCGGCGGACCGGGCAGTGGGGTCGCACTGGTCGCCGTGGGGGGTCTGGGCAGGCGGGAGCTGGTGCCCTATTCCGATCTCGACCTGCTCTTGGTGCACAACGGGCACAAGGGCGTGGACGGGATCGCCGAGAAGCTCTGGTACCCGCTGTGGAACTCCGGCATCGGCCTGGACCACTCGGTGCGCACGGTCGGCGAGGCGCTGCGCGTCGCCGCCGGCGACCTGCGCACCGCGCTGGGGCTGCTGGACATCCGCCACATCGCGGGCGACCAGGAGATCAGCCAGCGGCTGACCGACAGCGCCCGGCAGGCGTGGCGCACGGGGGTGCGCACGCGGCTGGACGAGATGGCCGAGTCGGCGTCGCGGCGCTGGGCGCGCAGCGGCGAGATCGCGCACCGCGTCGAGCCGGACCTCAAGCACGGCCGCGGCGGGCTGCGCGACGTGACGCTGCTCGACGCGTTGAGCGTGGCGCAGCTGACCGACCGGGCGTCCGCCGAGGTCAACGAGGCCCGCAAGCTGCTGCTGGACGTGCGCACCGAGCTGCGCCGGGTCGCGGGCAAACCCCGGGACGTGCTCCGCGCGCAGGACGGCGACGAGGTCGCCACCGCGCTGGGCCTGCAGGACCGCTTCACGCTGGCCCGTTCGATGTCGTCCGCCGCGCGCACGATCGTCTACGCCGTGGACGTGGCCATGCGCACGGCGCGCGCCGCGGTGCCCAAGCGCGGACTGGGCGTGTTCGCCCGCTCCCCGCTCAGGCGCGCCCCGGCCAGGCGTCCGCTGGACGAGGGCGTCGTGCTGCACGGCTCCGAGGTGGCGTTGGCGCGGGACGCGATGCCCAGCCGCGACCCGGCCCTGCTGCTGCGCGTCGCCACGGCCGCCGCGCGCAGCAAGCACCCGATCGCCGCCGGCACGTTGGCGAAGCTCGCCGACTCGGCCCCGGAGCTGCGCCAACCGTGGCCGACGGAGGCCCGCGAGGAGCTGCTGGCCCTGCTCGGCACCGGCGCCGGCCTGATCGACGTGGTCGAGGCGCTGGACCGCACCGGCCTGTGGGGCAGGCTCTTCCCCGAGTGGGGCGCGGTGCGGGACCTGCCGCCGCGCGACGCCGCGCACACGTGGACCGTCGACCGCCACCTCGTGCAGGCCACTGCGCACGCGGCCCGCCTGGTGACCAGGGTGTCCCGCCCGGACCTGCTGCTGCTCGGCACGCTGGTGCACGACATCGGCAAGGGCAGGCAGGCCGACCACTCGGAGGTCGGCGCGGCGATCACCACGCAGATCGCCGAACGGCTCGGCCTGTGGCCGCAGGACGTGGCCACGCTCACCGCGCTGGTGCGCCACCACCTCCTGCTGCCGCACACGGCGACCCGCCGCGACGTGGAGGACGAGGCCACCGTGCGGCGCGTGGTGGACACCCTCGGCGGCGACCCGGTGCTGCTGGAACTGCTCTACGCGCTGGCCGAGGCCGACGCCGTGGCCACCGGGCCGGGCGTGTGGTCGGACTGGAAGGCGTCGCTGATCAGCGACCTGGTCGCGCGCTGCCGCACGGCGATGGCGGGCGACCCGCTGCCCGAGCCGGAGCCGTTGGACCAGCGCCAGCAGGACCTCGCGCGGGCCGTGCTGGCCAGCGGCAGGCCGGACGTGCTGATCGACCCGGGCGACCACGCCGCCACCGTCACGGTGGTCGCGCCCGACCGGCCGGGGCTGCTGTCCCGCGCGGCGGGCGTGCTCGCCCTCAACTCCCTCGAAGTGCACGCCGCGACGCTCCGCTCGCACGGGGACCCGGCCTCCGGGGCGGCCGCCGTCGACGTGTTCACCGTGTCGCCCAGGTTCGGCTCCCTGCCGGACGTGACGCTGCTGCGCGAACAGCTCACCAGGGCGTTGGACGGCTCCCTCGCGCTGGCCGACAAGCTGGCCGCGAAGGAACGCGACTACGGCGGCCCGCCGCAGGACCCGCCGCCGCCGAAGGTGCTCTGGTTCGACGACGAGTCGACCGGCGCGGTGGTGCTGGAACTGCGCGCGGCGGACCGCATCGGGCTGCTGCACCACGTCGCGGGCGCGCTGGAGCAGTCCGGTGTGGACATCGTGTGGTCGCGGGTGTCCACGCTGGGTTCCACGGTGGTCGACTCGTTCGCGATCACCGCGCCCGACGGCATGGACGAGAACCGGCGCCGGCGCATCGAGCGGGCCGTGCTGCTGGCCGCGCGCTGA
- a CDS encoding AAA family ATPase: MTAVAVRPRSLVVLAGLPGAGKSTLLAAADTDGAPAVVLDSDQVRTSLRAFFPKALPYRFYRPLVHFVHRARIVWFAITTSGLLLVHEPSTRPTTRAGLVAVGVLTRRPRHFLWLDASPEQALSGQVERGRLIRSRSFARHVRRAARLRTRFAEGVPPRGWQGLTLLTRRDHLRLSVTPG; the protein is encoded by the coding sequence ATGACCGCTGTCGCCGTGAGGCCGCGCTCGCTGGTCGTGCTGGCCGGACTGCCGGGAGCGGGTAAGTCGACGCTGCTCGCCGCCGCCGACACGGACGGCGCGCCCGCCGTCGTGCTCGATTCCGACCAGGTGCGGACCAGCCTCCGCGCCTTCTTCCCGAAGGCCCTGCCGTACCGCTTCTACCGCCCGTTGGTGCACTTCGTGCACCGCGCCCGGATCGTGTGGTTCGCGATCACCACGAGCGGCCTGCTGCTCGTGCACGAGCCGTCCACCCGCCCGACCACCCGCGCCGGGCTGGTCGCCGTCGGTGTGCTCACCCGCCGGCCGCGGCACTTCCTGTGGCTGGACGCGAGCCCGGAGCAGGCGCTGTCGGGGCAGGTCGAGCGGGGCAGGCTGATCCGGTCGCGGTCGTTCGCCCGGCACGTGCGCCGCGCGGCCCGGCTGCGCACCCGCTTCGCCGAGGGCGTGCCGCCGCGCGGCTGGCAGGGCCTGACC